The following DNA comes from Candidatus Thermoplasmatota archaeon.
TCCTTCATTAAACAAATAAAACTATAAAGATAGGAAAATTTTAATAAACTCTAAAAAATTTCCTAATATCCCTCGTATGAAAAAGAATATACTTTCAATCCTTGACTTAGCAAATGAGATTGACGAAATAATTGACCTAGGAATAAAATTAAAACATGACCTAAAAGTAGGAAAAAAATTCAATAATTTACAAGGAAAAACACTTGCTATGATCTTTGAAACGACAATCAACTCGAACAAGAGTTTCTTTTGAAGTTGGGATTAATCTATTAGGAGGACATGCGATATTTATAACCGGTGAAGAGATAGGTATAGGAAAATATGAATCCCCAGAAAATATAGCACGGGTACTATCCAGATACGTAGATGCAATCATTTACCGTCCTATTGACTCATCCAATTTATACAAACTAGCAGACTATTCAACGGTTCCAGTAATTAATGCACTTGATCGAGAGGAACATCCATGTCAAATCATCGCTGATCTTATGACTATAAAAGAAAAAAAAGGACAACTTGAAGATCTAACTTTGGCTTTTATAGGAGATGGAGATGACAATCTCAACCATTCATATCTATTAGGATGCGCACTTACAGGAATTAATATAATAGTTATCTCCCCAAAAAAATACTGGCCGAACAAGTACTATTTTAAAACAGCCAAAGATATTGTAAAGAAAAAAAAAAATCAAATGGTCACTATTACTGAGGATATAAATGCTGTCGCATCTGCTGATGTTATTGTAACTGATACCTATGTCTCTTTTTGGTTCGAGCATGAACGACAACAAAGACTCATGGATCTTTACAATTATAAAGTTACTAAGGAAGTTATAAAGAAAGCAAAACCTAACGCACTCTTTATGCATTGTATGCCTATTTACTATGGAGAAGAAGTAACTAAGG
Coding sequences within:
- the argF gene encoding ornithine carbamoyltransferase gives rise to the protein MKRQSTRTRVSFEVGINLLGGHAIFITGEEIGIGKYESPENIARVLSRYVDAIIYRPIDSSNLYKLADYSTVPVINALDREEHPCQIIADLMTIKEKKGQLEDLTLAFIGDGDDNLNHSYLLGCALTGINIIVISPKKYWPNKYYFKTAKDIVKKKKNQMVTITEDINAVASADVIVTDTYVSFWFEHERQQRLMDLYNYKVTKEVIKKAKPNALFMHCMPIYYGEEVTKDVVFGKNSVVIDEAKNRLWAQMALLIRLLG